One Brassica napus cultivar Da-Ae chromosome A5, Da-Ae, whole genome shotgun sequence DNA window includes the following coding sequences:
- the LOC106367474 gene encoding auxin-responsive protein IAA13-like, which produces MISELEMEKAESELELGLGLSLGGGTAAKIGKQGGGGAWGERGRLLTAKDFPSVGSKRAADSASHAGASPPRSSQVVGWPPIGSHRMNSLAAKSAREEEGEAGKKKVKDDETKDVNKKVQVGFIKVNMDGVAIGRKVDLNAHSSYENLAQTLEDMFFRGNPGTIGLTGQFTKPLRLLDGSSEFVLTYEDKEGDWMLVGDVPWRMFITSVKRLRVMKTSEANGLAARHQESNERQRK; this is translated from the exons aTGATTTCTGAGCTTGAGATGGAGAAAGCTGAAAGTGAGCTAGAGCTTGGTCTAGGGCTCAGTCTTGGCGGTGGAACGGCGGCCAAGATTGGTAAACAAGGTGGTGGCGGCGCGTGGGGAGAGCGTGGGAGGCTCTTGACTGCAAAAGATTTTCCTTCTGTTGGCTCTAAACGAGCTGCTGACTCTGCTTCTCACGCTGGTGCTTCTCCTCCTCGTTCAAG TCAAGTTGTGGGATGGCCACCTATTGGATCTCACAGGATGAACAGTTTAGCTGCAAAGTCAGcaagggaagaagaaggggaagCTGGTAAGAAGAAGGTGAAAGATGATGAGACTAAAGATGTGAACAAGAAAGTGCAAGTTGGGTTTATTAAGGTGAACATGGATGGAGTTGCTATAGGAAGGAAAGTTGATTTGAATGCTCATTCTTCTTACGAGAATTTGGCGCAGACACTGGAAGATATGTTCTTTCGCGGTAACCCGGGTACTATCGGGTTAACGGGTCAGTTCACCAAGCCGCTGAGGCTTTTAGATGGATCTTCTGAGTTTGTACTTACTTATGAAGACAAGGAAGGAGATTGGATGCTTGTTGGTGATGTCCCATGGAG aatgttCATCACCTCGGTGAAAAGGCTTAGGGTGATGAAAACCTCTGAAGCTAATGGACTCG CTGCAAGACATCAAGAATCGAACGAGAGACAAAGAAAGTGA
- the LOC106367472 gene encoding tyrosine-specific transport system 2, which yields MSLPLRQHCLTPTKSHLSPQNALPRRSFLKLSDRRHTQTPPPPQLTIKDQKPISHNRSLYSPSLVRCSTDHDEPQSPHDEKIQTLQKPKNGKSFWAAVSLIIGTAVGPGMLGLPAATIRSGSIPSTIALLCSWVYVISSILLVAELSFAAMEEDNASEVSFTGLATKSFGDKFGVFVAFVYASLSFALMVACVSGIGSIVSQWFPTMNPLLANAIFPLVSGVLIGFFPFNAIDVTNRCLCFLMLFSITSLVAIGLSVARSNVLASFGQSCWKVSAVLPAVPVMVLTLGFHVITPFICNLAGDSVSDARRAVLVGGVVPFVMVLSWNLIVLGLARIKLPAGSSSAVDPISLLLSVNPSALSAVQGFAFSALATSLIGYAVSFPKQLLDTWRLVSKQSNGTDGRARDGFEAVVMLFVLGVPALIATYFPSTFSRALDFAGVYANCFLFGVLPPAMAYIQQSRKKLRSWVLPGGNFSLLILFVIAVILGIWH from the exons ATGTCTCTTCCTCTTCGTCAGCACTGCCTAACCCCCACAAAATCTCATCTTTCTCCCCAAAACGCCCTCCCTCGCCGGAGTTTCCTCAAGCTCTCCGACCGTCGTCATACTCAAACTCCCCCTCCACCGCAGCTCACCATCAAAGACCAGAAACCCATTTCTCACAATCGCTCTCTCTACTCACCTTCACTCGTCAGATGCAGCACAGACCACGACGAACCTCAGTCACCGCACGACGAAAAGATCCAAACTTTACAGAAACCCAAGAACGGAAAGAGCTTCTGGGCCGCCGTTAGTCTGATCATCGGAACCGCCGTGGGCCCGGGAATGCTCGGCCTCCCAGCTGCAACCATCAGATCCGGTTCGATCCCATCTACCATAGCTTTACTCTGTTCTTGGGTCTACGTCATCTCCTCTATCCTCCTCGTGGCTGAGCTCAGCTTCGCAGCTATGGAAGAAGACAATGCGTCAGAGGTCAGCTTCACTGGCCTTGCAACTAAATCATTCGGGGATAAGTTTGGAGTCTTTGTTGCTTTTGTCTATGCTTCGCTGAGTTTTGCTTTGATGGTTGCTTGCGTGTCTGGGATTGGCTCTATTGTCTCTCAATGGTTTCCTACAATGAACCCGTTATTAGCCAATGCTATCTTCCCTCTAGTCTCCGGAGTCTTGATCGGTTTCTTCCCGTTCAATGCCATTGACGTCACCAACAGGTGTCTCTGCTTCCTCATGTTGTTCTCTATAACTTCCCTCGTTGCTATAGGTTTGTCCGTGGCTCGGTCCAACGTGTTGGCTTCGTTTGGTCAGTCTTGTTGGAAGGTTTCGGCGGTTTTGCCTGCGGTTCCCGTTATGGTGCTGACGCTGGGGTTTCATGTCATCACTCCTTTTATATGCAATCTTGCTGGGGACTCGGTTTCGGATGCTCGGAGAGCGGTTCTTGTGGGCGGTGTTGTGCCGTTTGTTATGGTGTTGTCGTGGAACCTCATTGTTTTGGGGCTCGCGAGGATCAAACTCCCTGCGGGTTCTTCTTCGGCTGTTGACCCTATCTCGCTTCTTCTGTCTGTGAACCCTTCTGCTTTGTCTGCTGTTCAGGGTTTTGCTTTCTCGGCGTTAGCCACTAGTTTGATCGGATACGCTGTTAGCTTCCCGAAACAGCTTCTTGATACATGGAGGCTTGTGTCTAAACAATCAAATGGAACTGATGGGAGAGCTCGTGATGGATTCGAAGCGGTAGTGATGCTGTTTGTGCTTGGAGTCCCAGCTCTAATTGCAACGTACTTTCCTTCAACGTTTTCGAGGGCTTTGGATTTTGCAGGTGTTTATGCGAACTGTTTTCTCTTTGGTGTACTGCCTCCTGCAATGGCTTATATTCAGCAGTCTAGAAAGAAGCTCAg GTCATGGGTTCTTCCCGGAGGCAACTTTAGCTTGTTGATCTTATTTGTAATCGCTGTTATACTGGGGATATGGCATTAG
- the LOC106367475 gene encoding plasmodesmata-located protein 3 isoform X1: MGLSLKLSSLCIIIILSMALFSDLKLADSASPDYTNLIYKGCARQQFSDPSGLYSQALSAMYGSLVTQSTKTKFYKTTTGTTSQTTITGLFQCRGDLSNNDCYSCVSRLPVLSGKLCGKTIAARVQLSGCYLLYEIAGFAQISGMEMLFKTCGKNNVAGTGFEERRDTAFGVMQNGVVSGHGFYATTYESVYVLGQCEGDVGDSDCSGCIKNALEKAQVECGSSSSGQIYLHKCFIGYKYYPNGVPRGPSSPSSSSGSSGSSSSSGTTGKTVAIIVGGTAGLGFLIICLLFVKNLMKKKYDDY; the protein is encoded by the exons ATGGGTTTATCACTCAAGCTCTCGTCTCTTTGCATCATCATCATACTCTCCATGGCCCTGTTCTCAGATCTCAAGCTAGCGGATTCTGCATCACCAGACTACACGAACTTAATCTACAAAGGATGCGCAAGACAGCAGTTCTCAGATCCGTCTGGTCTGTACTCGCAGGCCCTCTCTGCAATGTATGGCTCATTGGTCACTCAGTCAACTAAAACCAAGTTCTACAAAACCACTACTGGTACGACGAGCCAAACCACCATTACTGGTCTTTTTCAGTGTAGAGGAGACTTGAGCAACAACGACTGTTACAGCTGTGTTAGTCGTCTTCCTGTTCTCTCCGGGAAGCTCTGCGGCAAAACCATTGCAGCTAGAGTTCAGCTCTCCGGCTGTTATCTTCTTTATGAAATTGCTGGCTTTGCTCAAATTTCAG GGATGGAGATGTTATTCAAGACATGTGGGAAGAACAACGTGGCCGGAACAGGGTTCGAAGAGAGGAGAGACACTGCCTTTGGTGTAATGCAAAACGGTGTCGTTTCAGGGCACGGCTTCTACGCGACTACTTACGAATCTGTTTACGTGTTAGGACAGTGCGAAGGCGATGTGGGAGATTCAGATTGTAGCGGCTGCATCAAGAACGCGTTAGAGAAGGCTCAAGTGGAATGTGGAAGCTCGAGCTCCGGTCAGATTTATCTTCACAAGTGTTTCATCGGTTATAAGTATTACCCTAATGGTGTTCCCAGAGGACCTTCTTCGCCTTCTTCAAGCTCTGGCTCTtcaggttcttcttcttcctcag GAACAACAGGCAAAACGGTGGCAATAATAGTAGGAGGAACAGCTGGTCTTGGATTTCTTATCATTTGTTTGCTTTTCGTCAAAaacttgatgaagaagaaatatGACG ATTATTGA
- the LOC125609613 gene encoding receptor like protein 23-like, which yields MSHSRLCLLSALLLCCVFETSFLTIDALLVTGFSACRPDQIEALVQFKEEFDSRGCNHNDYVSGVRCNNVTGAVKKLHLPSGCLSGTLKANSSLFRLQHLRYLNLSNNDFTSSPLPSGFGNLNRLEVLFLSSNGFVGQVPSSFSKLSQLSLLDLSWNELTGDFPQPLGNRSKLTRLSLSDNEFSGALDPNNSLFGLHNLRGLSLAYNYFTTSSSSFFSGFEKLNRLEILFLAFNDFHGQITSSISNLTQLSILGLDDNRLTGSILPLQSLTNLSVLGLVDNNFTGPLPSYILTMPFMSYLDLRGNHFTGPIEVSNSSLSSSRLEHLLLGYNQFEGQILDTVSKLTTLIDIDLSFLNISYPIDFRVFSSSLKSLLKLDLSGSAEVLVSSSVNILDLSLNCFEGAMPILSLSIKILGARYNHFTGNIPLSICSRSSSLEVLDLAYNNVTGAIPQCLSNLRVVKLRKNNLEGSLPDMFSVGATLRTLDVGYNQLTGKLPRSLLNCSFIKFISVDNNRIEDTFPFWLKASRDLQVLTLSSNRFFGHIAPLDQGPLGFPQLRILEVSDNNFTGNLPANYFVNWKAPSLKTNIFGRMYMTDYENGDFADEDTIDLRYKGLHMEQQMALTSYTTIDFSGNKLEGQIPESVGLLKTLIALNLSNNAFTGHIPMSLSNVSKLESLDLSRNQLTGTIPNGLGSLSFLAFIDVSYNQLKGEIPQGTQFNGQAESSFEGNAGLCGLPLQESCFHPSVPPMQHPNQEEEEEEEEEEEGVGLNWKVVAIGYAPGVLLGFVIGQVVASYKPEWLVKIIGTNILRTR from the exons ATGTCGCATTCGCGTCTTTGTTTACTCTCAGCACTCTTACTCTGTTGTGTCTTTGAAACAAGCTTCTTAACTATAGATGCTCTTCTTGTTACTGGTTTTTCTGCTTGTCGTCCCGATCAGATTGAAGCCCTCGTGCAATTCAAGGAGGAGTTTGATTCCCGAGGTTGCAACCACAACGACTATGTTAGTGGTGTCCGGTGCAACAACGTTACGGGTGCGGTCAAGAAATTACACCTCCCAAGTGGCTGTCTCAGTGGAACTCTGAAGGCTAACAGTAGCCTCTTCCGTTTGCAACATCTCCGTTACCTCAACCTCTCTAACAACGACTTCACTTCCTCTCCACTCCCTTCCGGTTTCGGCAATCTCAACAGACTAGAGGTTTTGTTTCTTTCCTCTAATGGTTTCGTAGGTCAAGTTCCTTCCTCATTTAGTAAACTAAGCCAACTTTCCCTTTTAGACCTATCCTGGAACGAGCTCACTGGTGATTTTCCACAGCCTCTAGGCAATCGAAGCAAGCTAACTCGACTAAGCCTTTCCGATAATGAGTTCTCAGGAGCTTTGGATCCCAACAACAGCCTCTTTGGGTTGCATAATCTCCGTGGCCTTAGTCTTGCTTACAACTACTTCACtacctcctcttcttcattcttttcCGGATTCGAAAAACTAAATAGATTAGAGATCTTGTTTCTTGCCTTTAATGACTTCCATGGCCAAATAACCTCCTCCATTAGTAACCTCACCCAACTTTCCATTCTAGGTCTTGATGATAACAGGCTCACTGGTAGTATCCTACCTCTACAGAGCCTAACCAATCTCTCAGTGTTAGGGCTTGTCGATAATAACTTCACTGGACCCCTCCCTTCTTATATACTCACTATGCCTTTCATGTCATATCTTGATCTACGTGGAAACCATTTCACCGGCCCCATTGAAGTTTCAAACtcctctttgtcttcttctagGCTAGAGCATCTGCTCCTAGGGTATAACCAATTTGAAGGTCAGATCCTAGACACTGTCTCAAAGCTTACCACCCTCATAGATATCGACCTTTCTTTCCTAAACATAAGCTACCCAATTGACTTTAGAGTCTTCAGCTCGTCTCTCAAATCTTTGTTGAAGCTTGATCTTTCCG GTTCAGCGGAAGTTTTAGTGAGTTCATCAGTGAACATATTAGACTTGTCCTTGAACTGTTTTGAAGGAGCAATGCCAATTCTATCACTCTCTATCAAAATATTGGGAGCACGGTACAATCATTTCACAGGAAACATACCTCTTTCAATATGCAGCCGAAGCTCCTCTCTTGAGGTTCTTGATCTAGCCTACAACAACGTCACCGGTGCAATTCCTCAGTGTCTAAGCAACCTTCGGGTAGTGAAACTTCGGAAAAACAACTTGGAAGGAAGCCTTCCCGACATGTTCTCAGTGGGTGCCACGTTGCGCACACTTGATGTTGGTTACAACCAACTAACGGGGAAGCTTCCAAGATCTCTTCTAAATTGCTCCTTTATCAAGTTCATAAGTGTTGACAACAATAGAATCGAAGACACGTTTCCTTTCTGGCTCAAGGCTTCACGAGATTTGCAAGTCCTTACTCTCAGTTCAAATAGATTTTTTGGTCATATCGCTCCTCTTGATCAAGGTCCCTTAGGGTTTCCTCAGCTACGAATACTTGAGGTATCGGATAACAACTTCACTGGAAACTTGCCAGCAAACTACTTTGTGAACTGGAAAGCACCATCACTCAAGACGAATATATTTGGGAGGATGTATATGACAGACTACGAGAATGGTGACTTTGCTGATGAAGACACGATAGACTTGCGATACAAAGGTCTACACATGGAGCAACAGATGGCCCTTACTTCCTACACAACCATTGACTTTTCTGGAAACAAACTTGAAGGACAGATTCCTGAATCTGTTGGTCTCTTGAAGACACTTATTGCACTCAACTTATCCAACAACGCCTTCACAGGACACATTCCTATGTCTTTGTCAAATGTTTCCAAGCTCGAGTCACTCGACCTTTCAAGAAACCAACTCACAGGGACTATTCCTAATGGACTCGGGAGCCTCTCGTTTTTGGCGTTCATAGATGTGTCTTATAACCAACTCAAAGGTGAAATACCACAAGGAACACAATTTAACGGGCAAGCTGAATCATCATTTGAAGGGAATGCAGGTCTCTGTGGTCTTCCTCTACAGGAGAGTTGCTTCCACCCAAGTGTGCCACCGATGCAACACCcaaatcaagaagaagaagaagaagaagaagaagaagaagaaggagtgGGTTTAAACTGGAAAGTAGTGGCTATAGGATACGCTCCTGGAGTGTTGTTAGGATTTGTGATAGGTCAAGTCGTTGCTTCATACAAACCAGAGTGGCTTGTCAAGATAATTGGTACAAACATACTCAGAACCCGTTag
- the LOC106367475 gene encoding plasmodesmata-located protein 3 isoform X2, producing MGLSLKLSSLCIIIILSMALFSDLKLADSASPDYTNLIYKGCARQQFSDPSGLYSQALSAMYGSLVTQSTKTKFYKTTTGTTSQTTITGLFQCRGDLSNNDCYSCVSRLPVLSGKLCGKTIAARVQLSGCYLLYEIAGFAQISGMEMLFKTCGKNNVAGTGFEERRDTAFGVMQNGVVSGHGFYATTYESVYVLGQCEGDVGDSDCSGCIKNALEKAQVECGSSSSGQIYLHKCFIGYKYYPNGVPRGPSSPSSSSGSSGSSSSSGKTVAIIVGGTAGLGFLIICLLFVKNLMKKKYDDY from the exons ATGGGTTTATCACTCAAGCTCTCGTCTCTTTGCATCATCATCATACTCTCCATGGCCCTGTTCTCAGATCTCAAGCTAGCGGATTCTGCATCACCAGACTACACGAACTTAATCTACAAAGGATGCGCAAGACAGCAGTTCTCAGATCCGTCTGGTCTGTACTCGCAGGCCCTCTCTGCAATGTATGGCTCATTGGTCACTCAGTCAACTAAAACCAAGTTCTACAAAACCACTACTGGTACGACGAGCCAAACCACCATTACTGGTCTTTTTCAGTGTAGAGGAGACTTGAGCAACAACGACTGTTACAGCTGTGTTAGTCGTCTTCCTGTTCTCTCCGGGAAGCTCTGCGGCAAAACCATTGCAGCTAGAGTTCAGCTCTCCGGCTGTTATCTTCTTTATGAAATTGCTGGCTTTGCTCAAATTTCAG GGATGGAGATGTTATTCAAGACATGTGGGAAGAACAACGTGGCCGGAACAGGGTTCGAAGAGAGGAGAGACACTGCCTTTGGTGTAATGCAAAACGGTGTCGTTTCAGGGCACGGCTTCTACGCGACTACTTACGAATCTGTTTACGTGTTAGGACAGTGCGAAGGCGATGTGGGAGATTCAGATTGTAGCGGCTGCATCAAGAACGCGTTAGAGAAGGCTCAAGTGGAATGTGGAAGCTCGAGCTCCGGTCAGATTTATCTTCACAAGTGTTTCATCGGTTATAAGTATTACCCTAATGGTGTTCCCAGAGGACCTTCTTCGCCTTCTTCAAGCTCTGGCTCTtcaggttcttcttcttcctcag GCAAAACGGTGGCAATAATAGTAGGAGGAACAGCTGGTCTTGGATTTCTTATCATTTGTTTGCTTTTCGTCAAAaacttgatgaagaagaaatatGACG ATTATTGA
- the LOC106364746 gene encoding histone-lysine N-methyltransferase family member SUVH2-like, with amino-acid sequence MTRNHNNNSLNNLNASGNGAWYRTRSPGAVLPLSASFGRMTTLVPFPDLNLMPDSPPPETASHTGITAVRSLAPTLDVERNSLAIFPVPGHENHHAPVVQTLHQDNQELDRYVFKRTRMIYDSLLLQLTVEYGPNPKPAVNVRASKLMEERGLWLNKGQHLVGPVPGVEIGDIFFYRKELCMYGLHRHSQAGIEYTKARLSSFGVPIATSIIASGGYEDNEDRGDVLVYSGQGGRDKSGQQRQHQKLVRGNLAMVQSMQLGVPVRVIRGFHYKNEVSSNVFIYDGLYRIVKSSRVRKSGFDIFKFTLVRIQGQPEMGSARLMRALTLRNTPLAWMPAGYISFNLYGKNEGVPVYLYNDIDYDRSPLNYGYISQSDISSVIAAQGGNNGGCDCNLSCTDDCICVRKNGGELPYSPYGSLLRGKHVIFECGVTCKCTSGCTNRVAQRGLMKKMEVFRTREAGWGVRSLDLIHAGEFICEYAGTVVTKELGEIMSMNGDGLVYPGRFAANWKLWGDLSDVYPGNVPPSYPTIPPVDYAIDVSRVRSVAAFIRHSREPNVMAQFVFHDHNNLKFPRVMLFALENISPLTELSLDYVVVDEVDERLAIRG; translated from the exons ATGACAAG GAACCACAACAACAACTCCTTGAACAACTTGAACGCATCTGGAAATGGTGCATGGTACCGGACGCGAAGCCCAGGTGCTGTTCTGCCTCTCTCCGCTTCATTTGGGAGAATGACTACTCTAGTCCCGTTCCCAGACCTTAATCTCATGCCGGATTCCCCACCCCCCGAAACCGCCTCCCACACAGGAATCACCGCCGTACGGTCATTGGCTCCGACCCTAGATGTTGAGAGAAACTCCCTCGCGATCTTCCCCGTACCGGGTCACGAAAACCACCATGCTCCGGTGGTTCAAACACTCCACCAAGACAACCAGGAACTTGACCGGTATGTCTTCAAACGGACTCGAATGATCTACGACTCTCTCCTGCTTCAGCTCACTGTGGAGTACGGACCTAATCCCAAGCCAGCCGTCAATGTCAGGGCTTCGAAACTGATGGAAGAACGTGGGTTGTGGCTGAACAAGGGCCAACACTTGGTAGGTCCAGTCCCCGGGGTTGAGATCGGGGACATATTCTTTTACCGCAAGGAGCTTTGCATGTACGGCTTACACCGCCATTCACAAGCCGGGATTGAATACACAAAGGCTAGGCTAAGCTCCTTTGGCGTGCCTATAGCAACCAGCATCATCGCATCGGGTGGCTACGAGGACAATGAGGACAGAGGAGATGTACTGGTTTATTCGGGCCAGGGTGGTCGGGACAAATCCGGGCAGCAACGTCAGCACCAGAAGCTAGTACGTGGGAATCTTGCTATGGTACAAAGCATGCAACTCGGTGTCCCGGTACGCGTCATTCGCGGGTTTCACTACAAAAACGAAGTCAGCTCGAATGTGTTCATCTACGACGGCCTGTACAGGATCGTAAAGTCCAGCCGTGTTAGAAAGTCAGGGTTTGATATCTTCAAGTTTACACTTGTTAGAATCCAAGGACAGCCCGAGATGGGCAGTGCAAGACTGATGCGTGCGCTAACACTTAGAAACACGCCATTGGCTTGGATGCCTGCTGGGTATATAAGCTTTAACCTTTATGGTAAAAACGAGGGTGTCCCGGTGTATCTGTATAACGACATTGACTATGACCGCTCACCGCTGAACTATGGCTACATCTCGCAATCTGACATTAGTAGTGTGATTGCTGCTCAAGGAGGGAACAACGGTGGATGCGATTGTAACCTCTCATGCACTGATGATTGTATATGCGTGAGGAAGAATGGTGGTGAGCTTCCTTACAGCCCTTATGGATCTTTGTTGAGAGGGAAACACGTTATTTTCGAATGCGGGGTTACTTGCAAGTGCACTTCTGGTTGCACGAACCGTGTCGCGCAAAGGgggttgatgaagaagatggaagTTTTCCGAACCAGGGAAGCTGGTTGGGGTGTTAGGTCGCTGGATTTGATTCACGCGGGCGAGTTTATCTGTGAGTATGCTGGTACTGTGGTCACAAAAGAGCTAGGGGAGATTATGTCGATGAACGGGGATGGTCTGGTCTATCCGGGACGGTTTGCTGCAAACTGGAAGTTGTGGGGTGATTTATCTGATGTTTACCCGGGTAATGTCCCGCCGAGTTATCCTACTATTCCGCCAGTTGATTATGCAATTGACGTGTCGAGGGTGAGAAGCGTGGCTGCTTTCATTCGTCACAGCAGAGAACCAAATGTGATGGCTCAGTTTGTGTTCCATGACCATAACAACTTGAAGTTTCCTCGCGTCATGCTTTTTGCACTGGAGAACATCTCACCGTTAACCGAGCTAAGCCTGGACTATGTGGTGGTCGATGAAGTGGACGAGAGACTCGCCATCCGTGGCTGA
- the LOC106364749 gene encoding uncharacterized protein LOC106364749 codes for MSMFPSFQLLELNIISAQELAPVSRKMKTYAVAWVHSQRKLTTRVDYTGAANPTWNDKFVFRVSEDFLYADTSAVVVEIYTLHWFRDVHVGTIRVLISNLIPPNRRPGYRSNEEYRHTPPLGMRFVALQVRRPSGRPQGILNIGVGILDGSMRSLPLYTHMDSSAVGPKDLLGEEEPYLHLNSFKGSFKNPQSPSSKQYQSVVSKPPMLRRTRSDTSSMVVSDLLSRAERRRVANTKPVSSNSETTPTTSGHHTTTTDSDDNNSPYETPNIPRERYDSFELDFVDQLSENNDVMPPRSERYDDESPYRSYDHSRKTPRRTPKPPPRDYDRGSNRDSPYLSKHGTPLRSNIVASTPIRSNMVSSSPMRSTGVRSTPLRSNIVGSTPIRSNMVASSPMRSNIVGSTPIRSNIVGSTPIRSNYRSTPMRSNLAGRLILTESELVPSSSEVANKKAKERSQANDTESSILSEWSLDDDSNIEGLRSKLERWRMELPPLYDLGSSHQSSDVGREIVPVSANGGGGKSSRRKTPTVRKKEKHNRRHTEGGNGLFSCFSNLCGVECTFVCGGGSDHDGSKRKGGSKGLPRLASSADDLSYL; via the coding sequence ATGTCGATGTTTCCCTCGTTCCAATTACTAGAACTCAACATAATCTCCGCACAGGAACTAGCTCCCGTCTCCCGTAAAATGAAGACTTACGCCGTGGCTTGGGTTCACTCCCAGCGTAAACTCACAACCCGCGTCGACTACACCGGCGCCGCGAACCCAACTTGGAACGACAAGTTCGTTTTCCGGGTCAGCGAGGATTTCCTCTACGCAGATACTTCAGCCGTGGTAGTCGAAATCTACACATTGCATTGGTTCCGCGACGTTCACGTCGGCACAATCCGTGTCCTCATCAGCAACCTAATCCCGCCAAATCGTCGACCTGGATACCGAAGCAACGAAGAGTATCGCCATACTCCACCTCTCGGGATGAGATTCGTGGCGCTTCAAGTTCGCCGGCCATCTGGTCGACCTCAGGGGATATTGAACATCGGTGTGGGCATCCTTGACGGATCTATGCGAAGTTTGCCGCTTTACACGCACATGGACTCTTCTGCGGTTGGTCCCAAAGACTTGCTGGGCGAAGAGGAGCCGTATTTGCATCTTAACAGCTTCAAAGGGAGCTTCAAGAATCCGCAATCTCCGTCGTCGAAACAGTACCAATCCGTAGTCTCGAAACCACCGATGCTCCGCCGAACGAGGAGTGATACGAGCTCGATGGTTGTTTCCGATCTTTTAAGCAGAGCTGAGCGGCGCCGTGTGGCTAATACCAAACCTGTGAGCAGCAATTCGGAAACTACGCCTACTACGTCGGGACACCACACGACGACGACGGATTCCGATGATAACAACTCTCCTTATGAAACTCCTAACATTCCTAGGGAGAGATACGATTCGTTCGAGCTAGATTTCGTGGATCAATTAAGCGAGAACAACGATGTGATGCCGCCTAGAAGCGAGAGATACGACGATGAGTCGCCTTATCGATCGTATGATCATTCACGCAAAACTCCGAGAAGAACGCCAAAGCCGCCGCCGAGGGACTATGATCGTGGCAGCAATCGCGATTCCCCGTACTTGTCGAAGCACGGAACGCCGTTGAGATCGAACATCGTCGCGTCTACTCCGATCAGATCTAACATGGTTTCATCTAGTCCCATGCGATCCACAGGCGTTCGATCGACGCCGTTACGATCTAACATCGTCGGATCTACTCCGATCAGATCTAACATGGTTGCATCTAGTCCTATGCGATCTAATATCGTCGGATCTACTCCGATAAGATCTAATATCGTCGGATCGACTCCGATTCGATCTAACTACAGATCAACACCGATGAGATCTAATTTAGCAGGGCGATTGATTTTAACCGAATCGGAGTTAGTTCCGTCATCTTCAGAAGTAGCGAATAAGAAGGCGAAAGAGAGATCGCAAGCCAACGACACTGAGAGTTCGATCCTCAGCGAGTGGAGCCTCGACGACGATAGCAACATTGAAGGTCTCCGCTCGAAACTCGAGCGATGGCGGATGGAGCTTCCTCCGCTTTACGATCTTGGATCAAGTCATCAAAGCAGCGATGTAGGGAGGGAGATTGTTCCTGTATCGGCAAATGGAGGCGGAGGGAAAAGCTCGAGGCGGAAAACTCCGACGgtgaggaagaaggagaagcatAACCGCCGGCACACCGAGGGAGGAAACGGTCTTTTCTCGTGTTTTAGTAATCTCTGCGGTGTTGAATGCACTTTTGTTTGTGGAGGCGGGTCGGATCATGACGGGTCGAAAAGGAAAGGTGGGTCCAAGGGTCTGCCTCGTTTAGCCTCATCCGCTGATGATTTGagttatttgtaa